A region of Leishmania panamensis strain MHOM/PA/94/PSC-1 chromosome 33 sequence DNA encodes the following proteins:
- a CDS encoding protein kinase, putative (TriTrypDB/GeneDB-style sysID: LpmP.33.1480), whose product MPSTAATQIVSRCVSSPPPLTTDVDISGPFLLYGPSGRLLSRYEPSDLWGLLISEHTALNCTYAQTTVRIGRTGDCDTVLNDPRVSSTHFTISLELEPYGDSDLVQKMFNSRHAGHSESSTDGNDYAVPLLPRRSREGKHANAHGATSSAENDPESAVLSDPTSWLTLPSPAATRAGQRHIEQGATAATAVTNLIKNGRPKARALSETSLPGWRVRRVLLTDCSANGTYVNDVLVGRGKYCELHYGDDISVVRVLEKKRFHSGSTTLTPLSSEEDEAQQEAEKEVADFVKGKPCAKLRHGSEAASPPPTQHFTRSSRDALTGCGTVRVGAEANEEGNSPNRDDPHVAQMFTALLSTLSTDHTYVERFCFHLYHAEEVGRGGVPITEPETVAAPQKSAGGGEASEERHGETQAEQNKYDDALQHPQTEQKHNLLHRTSGGVPRRLSSTSLEPHDGNGGNPASHHKSIRFPDDPVTTFDSPPENADGDAVVSPSVSLSTLQYRGRHSSLLSPPLPPLAPVPSDTVASAAPNPHSSACSSSSSVSSLRALSTVVTPHSLLRSRPSIRESFIAPINLTGREKSAAPSNGSMQGSITASTAEIHFQESIGSRPALQCKAAAQQALAARCGGSTASSQTNGGLGTVGKILKDMPADIPIRYAVLPLRHLQWGGRIGFGASGDVFMGIDVSTATVIAIKVLKGSSLFQPSPSADTAVATGHSKTISRRPTAPLVQDDATILSLSDISLSNVTLPVPGTATEVSTPVSLSSGSPTTALPRSAGRVDGKADTAERTSMLPSLRFAPLQGDDANGESIQVSEASTPLTLVSAATSSSASVHGNTSAALVSASSTCCPHAPAQQRSPRLQPRDEHSALPLLRKHLREIIFLTTLQHHRIVHFLGFQFSSEGRLCLLMEYVAGGTLQTLVKNFGVFEENVIRLYTLQILEGLVYLRRKGVVHGDLKSANILVSEQGSVKLTDFGTSRFLRTCAAEKETGEVAETGNEQQKAEVHRRDKCREGHHPPADLPRQPCHHDNSAGADAEEADSGGEDVSVGNSERCRGGCRCSSDVDLCSDDVDSAEDDGSEHRVLCGTPLYMSPELIRTQEPSFASDMWALGCVVYEMATGGVLPWRPVHNSSAPTVVWYIGQRSKDGEGPSMDDVYTERDRLNRTSSNHSLHETGDGAYDEQSRGHRGHSGRGSGDSVGRLDRTPSPMLLDLLQSTLCLNPERRPTPAELLQHPFIRNEASEEALVRWHAVVAANRCTEIHALKQHGEAVEAVSHRKMKAEPGAATKSTLRSVGGSASGDDSLHARASLSPTRTSPSRKTIHVEELVDITPAKLGGENPLETASKQKHPLLHPPPPLGESIMPPLAGTRLSCSGESSTNLLGDSWEEVESPSLLPLPLPASQPKLQMPKAHSSQIPSVLGAGNPDSQPLICEPPRRPDMRGRRMDASQSVIGQSAAAPELLPSASYDAATVRWYAPQSFSAPTKLPVSRPRASAAPLAGRQQAEQQVPYSMPVAQKSTSKSYMHQHQLFLKQNELERRRLSFLVPHGGRQVRGRLRTEGPSPPQPQLLPVSSAPAQVGASILPMYPPSYQCAMQHAVLEYTPGYSDYNPQVNTQTVEMCLSPSFTSQSLSIPEQQGEQQNGNNGSSRVVRGARPQRNPSRENALSLPLRGNKQKHSSRRGSARNAPTNTAAANVSPSLHPNSCIPAIAMSSSRVRGPVLSHTLQYFVPPQPLSMQGPHPVVGGLIMKTDNPTIPSPLLLNFTALMGPLQVQDHRYTLGYSSTPMSADQLVSKPQQAGAQGPILPLPSNPCHRHTTHSQSPMTRSLGSGNKDDESAVQQASLNSVTEVEGAVSSTAQRNARRGRKGRPNTLSSSNLLLRQGGLQTHRRASPLLRQQQQQLSLTHIHTRGAEHSDKQQQQQEESRSTEPLCVERLTGKSSSTHTAGKKRRIRTSSRIPTKAVSQRQQQRRLKQ is encoded by the coding sequence ATGCCCTCGACGGCCGCGACGCAGATCGTCAGCCGCTGcgtctcctccccaccaccactcaccACTGACGTCGATATCAGTGGCCCGTTCCTGCTCTACGGCCCATCCGGTCGTTTGCTGAGTCGCTATGAGCCCTCCGACCTCTGGGGGCTACTCATTTCCGAGCACACGGCGTTGAACTGCACGTACGCCCAGACAACAGTGCGGATAGGCCGAACCGGTGACTGCGATACCGTCTTAAACGACCCGCGagtgagcagcacacacTTCACGATCTCGCTGGAGCTGGAGCCCTATGGGGACAGCGACCTCGTCCAAAAAATGTTCAACAGCCGGCACGCAGGCCACAGTGAAAGCAGCACTGACGGGAACGACTATGCAGTGCCTTTGTTGCCGCGTCGATCACGAGAAGGCAAGCACGCAAACGCGCACGGCGCCACCAGCTCGGCCGAGAACGACCCGGAGAGCGCCGTCCTCAGTGATCCGACATCATGGTTGACCCTGCCCAGCCCTGCAGCTACCAGAgcagggcagcggcacattGAACAAGGGgctaccgccgccaccgccgtgaCGAACTTGATCAAGAACGGAAGACCCAAAGCAAGAGCTCTTTCAGAGACGTCACTACCTGGTTGGCGAGTGCGTCGCGTGTTGCTCACCGACTGCAGCGCTAACGGCACCTACGTCAACGACGTACTCGTCGGCCGCGGGAAGTACTGCGAGCTGCACTACGGTGATGACATCAGTGTTGTGCGGGTGCTGGAAAAGAAACGTTTTCATAGTGGCTCAACTACACTGACGCCCCtaagcagcgaggaggacgaagcACAacaggaggcggagaaggaagTTGCTGACTTTGTGAAAGGCAAACCCTGTGCGAAACTGCGGCACGGGAGCGAGGCAGCGTCACCGCCTCCCACGCAGCACTTCACTCGATCGTCGCGCGACGCTCTCACTGGCTGTGGCACCGTACGTGTGGGAGCTGAAGCGAATGAGGAAGGCAACTCGCCCAACAGGGACGACCCTCATGTAGCACAGATGTTCACGGCGCTCCTCTCCACGCTGTCGACGGACCACACGTACGTGGAGCGCTTCTGCTTCCACCTTTACCAcgccgaggaggtggggCGAGGCGGCGTCCCTATCACCGAGCCCGAGACGGTTGCTGCCCCTCAGAAGTCAGCGGGAGGTGGGGAAGCAAGCGAGGAACGACATGGGGAAACCCAAGCGGAGCAGAACAAGTATGACGATGCCCTGCAGCATCCCCAAACCGAGCAGAAACACAATTTACTGCATCGCACCTCTGGCGGGGTACCACGGCGActttcctccacctcactcGAGCCGCACGACGGGAACGGCGGCAACCCCGCGTCGCACCACAAGTCAATACGCTTCCCTGATGACCCGGTGACCACTTTCGACTCACCACCTGAAAACGCCGACGGCGATGCTGTGGTATCACCGTCAGTCTCGCTCTCTACCCTTCAGTATCGTGGCCGACACTCCTCCCTACTCagcccgcctctccctcctcttgccCCGGTGCCGAGTGACACCGTCGCTAGCGCTGCCCCAAacccgcacagcagcgcatgctcgagctcctccagcgtgagCTCGTTGAGAGCGCTCTCAACGGTAGTCACCCCGCATTCCCTTCTCCGGTCACGTCCGTCTATCCGGGAGAGCTTTATCGCCCCGATCAATCTTACTGGCCGCGAGAAATCGGCGGCCCCGTCGAACGGATCCATGCAGGGTTCTATaaccgcctccaccgcagAGATTCACTTTCAAGAGAGCATCGGCAGTAGACCTGCGCTGCAGTGTaaggctgctgcgcagcaagCGCTTGCCGCACGCTGTGGGGGCAGTACCGCAAGCAGCCAGACTAACGGTGGCCTCGGTACCGTTGGAAAGATTCTGAAGGACATGCCAGCAGACATTCCCATTCGCTACgcagtgctgccgttgcGCCACCTGCAGTGGGGTGGTCGTATCGGCTTCGGCGCAAGTGGGGATGTGTTCATGGGTATCGACGTGTCAACTGCGACAGTAATTGCCATCAAAGTGCTGAAGGGCAGCTCACTTTTTCAGCCCTCGCCATCTGCTGACACGGCGGTGGCTACTGGGCACAGCAAAACCATCTCGAGAAGGCCAACAGCACCGTTGGTGCAGGACGACGCTACGATTCTCAGCTTGTCGGACATCAGCCTGAGCAACGTCACTCTCCCAGTCCCCGGCACGGCGACAGAAGTCTCAACCCCggtttccctctcctctggctCTCCCACCACGGCACTGCCGCGGTCGGCAGGGCGAGTGGATGGCAAAGCGGACACTGCGGAACGTACGAGTATGTTACCGTCGCTCCGCTTCGCCCCATTGCAAGGCGACGACGCGAACGGAGAGTCGATTCAAGTAAGTGAGGCGTCCACACCGCTGACGCTAGTGTCCGCCGCTACGTCGTCATCAGCCTCCGTGCACGGGAACACCTCCGCAGCGCTGGTAAGCGCCTCGTCCACCTGTTGCCCCCATGCACCGGCTCAGCAGAGGTCACCTCGGCTGCAACCGCGAGATGAGCACTCTGCCTTGCCACTTCTTCGCAAGCACCTACGGGAGATTATCTTTTTAacgacgctgcagcaccaccgcatcGTGCACTTCCTCGGCTTCCAGttcagcagcgagggccgtCTGTGTCTTCTCATGGAGTACGTGGCGGGTGGCACCCTGCAGACGCTTGTCAAGAACTTTGGCGTCTTTGAGGAGAACGTGATTCGCCTGTACACGCTGCAGATCCTGGAGGGCTTGGTGTACCTGAGACGCAAGGGTGTTGTGCACGGTGACTTGAAGAGCGCGAACATCCTCGTGTCGGAGCAGGGCAGCGTTAAACTGACAGACTTTGGAACGAGTCGCTTCTTACGCACGTGTGCGGCAGAAAAGGAAACCGGAGAAGTAGCTGAGACAGGCAATGAGCAACAGAAGGCTGAAGTGCATCGCCGAGACAAGTGTCGAGAGGgccaccacccacccgcaGATCTGCCGCGTCAGCCCTGTCATCACGACAACTCGGCTGGCGCCGATGCCGAGGAGGCAGATagcggaggagaggacgTCAGCGTGGGCAACTCAGAACGATGCCGGGGCGGGTGTCGTTGCAGTAGCGACGTGGACCTCTGCTCGGATGACGTCGAcagcgccgaggacgacggtTCGGAGCATCGCGTGCTCTGCGGAACACCCCTCTACATGAGCCCCGAGCTCATCCGCACGCAAGAGCCGTCCTTTGCCTCTGACATGTGGGCTTTGGGCTGTGTTGTATACGAGATGGCAACCGGTGGCGTTTTACCGTGGCGGCCTGTGCACAACTCGAGTGCGCCGACGGTTGTTTGGTACATTGGCCAGCGGAGCAAGGACGGTGAGGGGCCCTCTATGGACGATGTCTACACGGAGCGAGACCGTCTGaaccgcaccagcagcaaccacTCGCTTCACGAGACAGGGGATGGCGCGTATGACGAACAGAGCAGAGGGCATCGCGGCCATAGCGGCAGAGGTAGCGGCGACAGCGTGGGCCGCTTGGATCGCACTCCATCTCCTATGTTATTGGACCTCCTACAGTCTACGTTGTGCCTAAACCCAGAGCGGCGCCCCACCCCGGCGGAGCTGCTTCAGCATCCCTTTATCCGCAATGAGGCTTCAGAGGAGGCGCTCGTGCGCTGGCacgctgtggtggcggcgaaCCGTTGTACCGAGATCCACGCGCTGAAGCAGCAtggcgaggcggtggaggcggtatCACATCGCAAGATGAAGGCTGAACCTGGCGCGGCTACCAAGAGCACGTTGAGATCGGTGGGTGGAAGCGCTTCAGGAGACGACTCGCTGCACGCTcgcgcctcgctctccccaACACGCACGTCACCCTCGCGAAAAACCATTCatgtggaggagctggtcGACATCACCCCTGCCAAACTAGGGGGCGAAAATCCTCTGGAGACGGCATCGAAGCAGAAGCACCCTTTGCTGCACCCCCCGCCTCCGCTAGGAGAGTCGATAATGCCGCCGTTGGCGGGCACACGGCTCTCCTGCTCTGGTGAGTCATCGACGAACCTCTTGGGTGACTCCTGGGAAGAAGTGGAGTCACCGTCCTTGTTGCCGCTTCCATTGCCAGCCAGCCAGCCCAAGTTGCAGATGCCGAAGGCGCATTCCTCGCAGATCCCCTCGGTGCTTGGTGCTGGCAACCCCGACTCGCAGCCACTTATCTGCGAGCCCCCACGGCGGCCAGATATGCGTGGGCGTCGCATGGATGCATCGCAGTCAGTAATAGGTCAgtctgctgcagccccaGAACTCCTGCCTAGCGCGTCGTACGATGCGGCGACCGTGCGGTGGTATGCCCCGCAGAGTTTCTCGGCGCCGACCAAGCTGCCCGTCTCTCGACCTcgcgcctccgcagcgcctcttgcAGGTAGGCAACAGGCAGAACAGCAGGTGCCATACTCCATGCCAGTGGCGCAGAAAAGCACGAGCAAGTCGTACATGCATCAGCATCAGCTGTTCCTCAAGCAGAACGAGCTTGAACGTCGTCGACTCTCTTTTTTAGTGCCGCACGGCGGACGGCAAGTGCGCGGGCGCCTCCGTACCGAAgggccgtcgccaccacagccgcagctgctgcccgtgTCCTCGGCCCCTGCTCAGGTGGGAGCTTCGATATTGCCCATGTACCCGCCTAGCTATCAGTGCGCGATGCAGCACGCAGTCCTGGAATACACACCTGGCTATAGCGATTACAATCCCCAGGTGAACACGCAAACGGTGGAGATGTGCCTTTCGCCGAGCTTCACAAGTCAATCACTCTCCATCCCAGAACAGCAGGGCGAACAGCAGAACGGgaacaacggcagcagcagggtggtgaggggggcgcggccgcagcgcaaCCCCTCCCGTGAGAACGCGctttcgctgccgctgcgaggCAACAAGCAGAAGCACAGCAGCCGAAGAGGGAGTGCTCGAAACGCGCCGACTAACACTGCAGCGGCCAACGTATCGCCTTCACTGCACCCCAATAGCTGCATCCCCGCCATCGCAATGAGCTCCAGCCGTGTCAGGGGCCCTGTACTCTCACACACGCTACAGTATTttgtgccgccgcagccccTGTCCATGCAGGGACCCCACCCCGTTGTAGGAGGGTTGATCATGAAGACGGACAATCCTACTATACCCTCCCCGCTACTGTTGAACTTTACTGCGTTGATGGGCCCTCTACAGGTGCAGGACCACCGATACACACTCGGCTACAGCAGTACACCCATGTCGGCAGATCAGCTGGTCTCAAAACCACAGCAAGCGGGCGCCCAAGGGCCcattctccctcttccctcaaatccgtgccaccgccacactACACACTCGCAGTCCCCTATGACACGAAGCCTAGGCTCTGGTAATAAAGACGATGAGAGCGCCGTCCAGCAGGCCTCGCTAAACAGTGTcacggaggtggagggagcTGTAAGCAGCACTGCCCAGCGGAACGCGCGACGTGGGAGGAAAGGTCGTCCTAACACCTTATCCTCTTCGAATCTGCTTCTCCGCCAGGGCGGCCTCCAAACTCATCGGCGCGCTTCTCCGCTGctgaggcagcagcaacaacagctcAGCTTGACCCACATTCACACGCGTGGGGCGGAGCATAGCgacaaacagcagcagcaacaggaaGAGTCACGCAGCACGGAGCCCTTGTGTGTAGAAAGGCTGACTGGGAAGAGCTCGTCTACGCACACGGCAGGAAAGAAGCGGCGCATTCGCACATCGTCGCGTATACCCACCAAAGCGGTGAgtcagcgacagcaacaaCGGCGTTTGAAGCAGTAG
- a CDS encoding hypothetical protein (TriTrypDB/GeneDB-style sysID: LpmP.33.1490) codes for MPIDLPVTVPSPTPAPQWLQDIENQLLIRNAVELKPSQLIFDSYTTLHASVLHLQAVEDERQQLRMEQSRLTERVRELERAAANTSVQTSRERELEAKKDALQDQLQLYTQRESDYYKGLAEMTALKEKKEKLELRSSKLEAELEQRTAELQLLHKEYTSLRDEYSRVRLTVSEADRYLRDVKTANEKIAQLQYRIVALESEVNMLRRRLQAALQGDIAAAVDENASANANEDGEGTAMTPSPICRNSSLHTDPHTAISSNSLGAEPSRASMIIPEAHSGSTLHGLCVLDDGKHFLTSGTDKHIRLWNRQSAQAEKYFSSNSIALALDSSSHYLLAGCADHVVRFWDLNSLRALEMTGHTEKVVAACLSSSAQHAFTASSDSTIKLWDIRRRESLRTLLCQSTCNDVTVVGDTVFSAHYNGKITVWDRRTATRSGEVVAHQRVATCVRVSANGMLCVSMGKDNIISVRDARVFTKVLFSTAPEQLTVMMNWARLAIAPTGHLCAVGSGRSSDLLLIRLDGRGQGDAEATDSISSPASVKVLKAFVPGSPSYSNQDSGSIKGPIFGTAWGANEGGPLVSISDDHSVQVWE; via the coding sequence ATGCCGATCGACCTCCCCGTCACTGTGCCCTCACCCACCCCTGCCCCTCAATGGTTGCAGGACATTGAAAATCAGCTTCTCATCCGCAACGCGGTGGAGCTAAAGCCTTCGCAGCTGATCTTCGACAGCTATACCACTCTTCATGCCTCGGTGCTACACCTACAAGCAGTGGAGGATGAGCGACAACAGCTGCGGATGGAGCAGAGTCGGCTCACGGAGCGGGTCCGAGAGCTCGAGCGGGCGGCTGCCAACACGTCTGTGCAAACTTCGCGCGAGCGTGAGttggaggcgaagaaggatGCCCTGCAAgatcagctgcagctgtaCACGCAGCGCGAAAGTGACTACTATAAGGGACTGGCAGAGATGACGGCACtaaaggagaagaaagagaagctgGAGCTTAGGTCAAGCAAGCTGGAAGCcgagctggagcagcgcacAGCAGAGCTACAGTTGCTGCACAAGGAGTACACCTCCCTCCGCGACGAGTACAGCCGTGTACGACTGACGGTCAGCGAGGCTGATCGCTACCTACGCGATGTTAAGACCGCAAACGAGAAgatcgcgcagctgcagtaccGTATCGTGGCGCTAGAGTCCGAGGTGAATATGCTACGACGCAGATTGCAGGCAGCCCTACAAGGGGatatcgccgccgccgtggacgAAAACGCGAGCGCGAACGCGAACGAAGATGGCGAGGGCACAGCAATGACCCCGAGCCCCATCTGTCGAAATTCCAGCCTGCATACGGACCCGCACACGGCCATCTCGTCGAATTCCCTCGGCGCAGAGCCCAGTCGCGCCTCCATGATTATCCCAGAGGCGCACAGTGGTAGCACGCTGCACGGGCTGTGTGTACTGGATGACGGCAAGCATTTTCTGACGTCGGGAACCGACAAACACATCCGCCTCTGGAATCGTCAAAGCGCGCAGGCGGAGAAGTACTTTTCCTCAAACAGCATCGCCCTCGCCTTGGACAGCTCGTCCCACTACTTGCTCGCCGGCTGTGCCGATCACGTCGTGCGCTTCTGGGATTTGAACAGCTTGCGGGCGCTGGAGATGACGGGGCACACGGAAAAAGTTGTCGCGGCATGTCTCTCCTCCAGTGCCCAACACGCGTTCACCGCAAGCTCGGATAGCACCATCAAGCTTTGGGACATTCGCCGGCGCGAGTCActgcgcacgctgctgtgccagAGTACGTGCAACGACGTCACTGTGGTCGGCGACACGGTCTTCTCGGCGCATTACAACGGCAAGATCACAGTGTGGGACCGACGGACAGCGACGCGCAGCGGTGAGGTCGTCGCCCATCAGCGTGTTGcgacgtgtgtgcgtgtgagtgcaAATGGGATGCTGTGTGTGTCCATGGGCAAAGACAACATAATATCGGTGCGCGACGCTCGCGTGTTCACCAAGGTGCTGTTCAGTACCGCTCCGGAGCAACTCACCGTGATGATGAACTGGGCTCGTCTGGCCATCGCCCCCACTGGGCATCTGTGTGCCGTGGGCAGCGGGCGGTCCTCGGATCTCCTCCTGATCCGGCTTGACGGAAGAGGACAGGGCGACGCTGAGGCGACCGACAGCATTTCATCCCCAGCATCGGTGAAAGTTCTGAAGGCATTCGTGCCGGGCTCACCATCTTACAGCAATCAGGACAGCGGTAGCATCAAGGGACCCATCTTTGGCACTGCGTGGGGTGCAAACGAAGGGGGCCCATTGGTATCCATCAGCGATGACCACAGTGTGCAGGTGTGGGAATGA